In Paenibacillus xylanilyticus, the genomic window GATGTTCTGGCCTTGTAGTGGTCCAGTGTAAAAATTATTAGTTCAACTTATATAAACCAAAAGGAGGTACATATGATGGCGGGTTCCGTTCCAGTAACGCCTGCTCCCCAAGTGCGAACCGGTCCGGGGCCAAACCGTGCAACGACGGAAGCTCCATGGGTCAAATGGCTGTTGATCGGACTGGCAAGTCTGGTACTGCTTTGGCTGCTTATTTTGCCACTAATCATTGTAATGATGGAAGCACTGAAGCAAGGGTGGGGTGTCTATATTGCAGCTCTTACCGAACCGGATGCCATGTCTGCCCTGAAGCTGACACTGCTGGTAGCGGCGATTACCGTACCGCTGAATACGATATTTGGTGTAGCTGCAGCCTGGGTCATCACCAAGTTCCAGTTCAAGGGAAAGGGAATCATGATCACGTTAATTGATCTTCCCTTCTCCATCTCGCCAGTGGTGGGCGGGTTGATCTTTGTACTGGTATTTGGCTCCAATGGCTGGTTTGGTCCGTGGCTGGCAGAGCATGATATCAAAATTATTTTTGCCTTGCCTGGTATCATCATCGCAACGCTGTTTATTACCTTTCCTTTTGTGGCACGAGAACTCATTCCATTAATGGAGGATCAGGGTACGAGGGAAGAGGAGGCAGCAGTTACGCTCGGCGCTTCGGGATGGCGCATCTTCTGGAATGTCACGCTGCCCAACATCAAGTGGGGGCTGCTGTACGGCATCATTCTGTGTAATGCCCGTGCGATGGGCGAGTTCGGAGCTGTATCGGTGGTGTCGGGACATATTCGCGGAGAGACGAATACACTGCCGCTGCATGTCGAGATTTTATACAACGAGTACCAGTTCTCGGCATCGTTCGCTGTCGCTTCCTTA contains:
- the cysW gene encoding sulfate ABC transporter permease subunit CysW; amino-acid sequence: MAGSVPVTPAPQVRTGPGPNRATTEAPWVKWLLIGLASLVLLWLLILPLIIVMMEALKQGWGVYIAALTEPDAMSALKLTLLVAAITVPLNTIFGVAAAWVITKFQFKGKGIMITLIDLPFSISPVVGGLIFVLVFGSNGWFGPWLAEHDIKIIFALPGIIIATLFITFPFVARELIPLMEDQGTREEEAAVTLGASGWRIFWNVTLPNIKWGLLYGIILCNARAMGEFGAVSVVSGHIRGETNTLPLHVEILYNEYQFSASFAVASLLLILALATLLLKSWLGHRTVSEK